One window from the genome of Streptomyces sp. NBC_00708 encodes:
- a CDS encoding glycerol-3-phosphate dehydrogenase/oxidase, whose product MTTLQSVPALGTHPASGSLPSRAETREQLSKATYDLLVIGGGILGISTAWHAAQSGLRVALVDAGDFAGATSSASSKLLHGGLRYLQTGAVKLVAENHFERRAVSRQVAPHLANPLTFYLPVYKGGPHGAAKLGAGVFAYSALSAFGDGVGHVISPSRAARDVPELRTENLKAVAVYGDDQMNDARMALMTVRAAVDAGAVVLNHAAVTGLRFTRGRVTGAELRDSMDGTEFGVTARLVLNATGPWVDHLRKMEDPNAAPSIRLSKGAHLVLKRTRPWKAALATPIDKYRITFALPWEDMLLLGTTDEEYEGDPADVAVTEKDTAQILDEAAFSVRDQQLSRDLITYSFAGLRVLPGGPGDTSKAKRETVVTEGRGGMLSVAGGKWTTFRHIGRTVMNKLAALPGHPLAEDMEPMARLPRKLPLPGIANPNAVAHRLLVDGGTPGPRMAADTARHLATHYGSLAFDIARLANENPALGERVHPDAPEIWAQVAYARDHEWAETADDVLRRRTTLTIRGLATDEVRAGVEKVLGERRG is encoded by the coding sequence ATGACCACCCTGCAGAGCGTCCCCGCCCTCGGGACGCATCCGGCCTCCGGCTCCCTCCCGAGCCGTGCCGAGACCCGGGAGCAGCTCTCCAAGGCGACGTACGACCTCCTGGTGATCGGCGGCGGCATTCTGGGCATCTCCACCGCCTGGCACGCCGCGCAGTCCGGGCTGCGGGTGGCTCTGGTGGACGCCGGCGACTTCGCCGGCGCCACCTCCTCCGCCTCCTCCAAGCTGCTCCACGGCGGTCTGCGCTACCTGCAGACCGGCGCGGTGAAGCTGGTGGCGGAGAACCACTTCGAGCGCCGTGCGGTCTCGCGCCAGGTGGCCCCCCACCTGGCCAACCCGCTCACCTTCTACCTGCCGGTGTACAAGGGCGGGCCGCACGGCGCGGCGAAGCTGGGCGCGGGCGTGTTCGCGTACTCGGCGCTGTCCGCCTTCGGCGACGGTGTCGGCCATGTGATCAGCCCGTCCCGGGCGGCGCGCGATGTGCCGGAGCTGCGTACGGAGAACCTCAAGGCCGTCGCGGTCTACGGGGACGACCAGATGAACGATGCGCGGATGGCGCTGATGACGGTCCGCGCGGCCGTCGACGCGGGCGCGGTGGTCCTCAACCACGCGGCCGTGACCGGGCTGCGGTTCACCCGGGGCCGGGTGACGGGCGCGGAGCTGCGGGACTCCATGGACGGTACGGAGTTCGGCGTGACCGCCCGGCTGGTGCTCAACGCGACCGGACCGTGGGTGGACCACCTGCGGAAGATGGAGGACCCGAACGCGGCGCCCTCCATACGCCTGTCCAAGGGCGCCCACCTGGTGCTCAAGCGGACCCGGCCGTGGAAGGCCGCGCTGGCCACGCCGATCGACAAGTACCGCATCACGTTCGCCCTGCCCTGGGAGGACATGCTGCTCCTCGGCACGACGGACGAGGAGTACGAGGGCGACCCGGCGGATGTCGCGGTGACCGAGAAGGACACCGCGCAGATCCTGGACGAGGCGGCGTTCTCGGTGCGCGACCAGCAGCTGTCGCGGGACCTGATCACGTACTCCTTCGCCGGGCTGCGGGTGCTGCCGGGCGGGCCGGGCGACACCTCGAAGGCCAAGCGCGAGACGGTCGTGACGGAGGGCCGGGGCGGCATGCTCTCGGTGGCCGGCGGCAAGTGGACGACGTTCCGGCACATCGGCCGTACGGTGATGAACAAGCTCGCCGCGCTGCCGGGGCACCCGCTGGCGGAGGACATGGAGCCGATGGCCCGGCTGCCGAGGAAGCTGCCGCTGCCCGGGATCGCCAACCCGAACGCGGTGGCGCACCGGCTGCTGGTGGACGGCGGGACGCCCGGCCCCCGGATGGCCGCCGACACCGCGCGGCACCTGGCCACGCACTACGGTTCGCTCGCCTTCGACATCGCGCGGCTGGCGAACGAGAACCCGGCGCTGGGCGAGCGGGTCCACCCGGACGCGCCGGAGATCTGGGCGCAGGTCGCCTATGCCCGGGACCACGAGTGGGCCGAGACGGCGGACGACGTACTGCGGCGGCGGACCACGCTGACGATCCGGGGCCTGGCGACGGACGAGGTCCGGGCCGGGGTGGAGAAGGTGCTCGGCGAGCGGCGCGGCTGA
- a CDS encoding FadR family transcriptional regulator has protein sequence MAVTDEAIEKIKGMIVSGALRPGDRLPKESELASELGLSRNSLREAVRALSLIRILDVRQGDGTYVTSLDPQLLLEALSFVVDFHRDDTVLEFLAVRRILEPAATAMAASRISEEQLDALDAQLEALGERPSVEELVACDLDFHRGIVQSSGNSVLCSLLDGLSGPTTRARVWRGLTQEDAVSRTLHEHRAILAALRDRDAEAARAWATVHVASVEQWLRSTL, from the coding sequence ATGGCTGTCACCGACGAGGCCATCGAGAAGATCAAGGGAATGATCGTCTCGGGTGCGCTACGGCCCGGCGATCGTCTCCCCAAGGAGAGCGAACTCGCCTCGGAGCTGGGGCTTTCCCGCAACTCGCTGCGGGAGGCGGTGCGCGCCCTGTCGCTGATCCGCATTCTCGACGTCCGCCAGGGCGACGGTACCTATGTGACGAGCCTCGACCCGCAGTTGCTGCTGGAGGCGCTGAGCTTCGTGGTGGACTTCCACCGCGACGACACCGTGCTGGAGTTCCTGGCGGTGCGCCGGATCCTGGAGCCCGCCGCGACGGCGATGGCGGCGAGCCGGATCAGCGAGGAGCAGCTGGACGCGCTGGACGCGCAGCTCGAAGCGCTGGGCGAGCGGCCGTCGGTGGAGGAGCTGGTCGCCTGCGACCTGGACTTCCACCGGGGCATCGTCCAGTCGTCGGGCAACTCCGTGCTCTGCTCGCTGCTGGACGGCCTGTCGGGGCCGACGACGCGGGCGCGGGTGTGGCGCGGGCTGACCCAGGAGGACGCGGTGAGCCGGACGCTGCATGAGCACCGGGCGATTCTGGCGGCGTTGCGGGATCGCGATGCGGAGGCTGCGCGGGCGTGGGCGACGGTGCATGTGGCGAGCGTGGAGCAGTGGTTGCGGTCCACGTTGTGA
- a CDS encoding ABC transporter permease gives MTGTVRPSTADDFDTALKGSPGGNTPLGRLRLIRWSDFSLVPVILVLMLIGFIVSPVFLTSDNLISVVQQSSELSLLVLGQALILICGRMDLSLESTIGIAPVVAMWLVLPTDGGRFAGLGLLPSWSAIPLCLLVGLAIGAVNGFLMLKLRVNGFIATLGMLTMLRGLHIGITEGKSITDVPESFRYLGKSEWFGVPAAVWICLVLFGIGGAALAWLRHGRALYAIGGNPEAARAAGIRVDRVTWIVLAIGGLLAAFAGILYTGHYGAVAATQGDGWIFQVFAAAVIGGISLKGGRGTLFGALTGVLTLQLVVNVMTLGGVPALWNQFLNGAIIIVALVISRYASGEKQD, from the coding sequence ATGACCGGCACGGTACGGCCGTCCACGGCCGACGACTTCGACACGGCGCTCAAGGGCTCCCCGGGCGGGAACACTCCGCTCGGCAGGCTCAGGCTGATCCGGTGGAGCGACTTCTCGCTGGTGCCGGTGATCCTGGTCCTGATGCTGATCGGCTTCATCGTCTCGCCGGTCTTCCTCACCTCCGACAACCTGATCAGCGTCGTCCAGCAGTCCTCCGAACTGAGCCTGCTGGTCCTCGGCCAGGCCCTGATCCTCATCTGCGGCCGGATGGACCTTTCGCTGGAGTCCACGATCGGCATCGCGCCCGTCGTCGCGATGTGGCTGGTGCTGCCCACCGACGGCGGCCGCTTCGCCGGCCTCGGGCTGCTCCCCTCCTGGTCCGCGATCCCGCTCTGCCTGCTGGTCGGCCTCGCGATCGGCGCCGTCAACGGCTTCCTGATGCTCAAGCTCCGGGTCAACGGCTTCATCGCCACGCTCGGCATGCTCACGATGCTGCGCGGCCTCCACATCGGCATCACCGAGGGCAAGTCCATCACCGACGTCCCGGAGTCCTTCCGCTACCTCGGCAAGAGCGAGTGGTTCGGGGTGCCGGCCGCCGTCTGGATCTGCCTGGTCCTCTTCGGGATTGGCGGCGCCGCGCTGGCCTGGCTGCGCCACGGACGCGCGCTGTACGCGATCGGCGGCAACCCGGAAGCGGCCCGCGCGGCCGGTATCCGCGTCGACCGGGTCACCTGGATCGTCCTCGCCATCGGCGGCCTGCTCGCGGCCTTCGCCGGCATTCTCTACACCGGCCACTACGGGGCGGTCGCCGCCACCCAGGGCGACGGCTGGATCTTCCAGGTGTTCGCCGCCGCGGTGATCGGCGGCATCAGCCTCAAGGGCGGCCGGGGCACGCTGTTCGGCGCCCTGACCGGCGTACTGACGCTCCAGCTGGTCGTCAACGTGATGACCCTCGGCGGCGTCCCGGCCCTGTGGAACCAGTTCCTCAACGGCGCCATCATCATCGTCGCCCTGGTCATCTCCCGCTACGCGAGCGGCGAGAAGCAGGACTGA
- a CDS encoding sugar ABC transporter ATP-binding protein, protein MDAQAPPPAVEAEGVVKRFGPTVALDGVKLTVRPGESHALVGRNGAGKSTLVGVLTGLHKADAGTVTFGGEPAPAFGDTTAWQSKVACVYQKSMVVPDLTVAENLFLNRFDENTRRISWGRLRKRAEQLLAAYGVQVDPNTRARDLAVEQRQFVEIARALSFGARLIVLDEPTAQLDARGIARLFDRLRELQNQGVAFLFISHHLQEVYELCTAVTVYRDARHVLTAPVADVSKEDLVAAMTGEKAVGATAWHAAGGTAPDPSAEPVLSTEQLSLPGRFEPLDLQVRPGEVLGLAGAAASGNTAVGEVLAGMRKAGGGTVRVRGRAVRAGSVPDALAAGIGYIPEDRHDQGLVPERSVAENATLTVADQLGPWGTVLPSRTREFARGMIASLDIKTQGPEQPVSGLSGGNQQKVVVARALARDPSVLVAVRPTAGVDVKSKDSLLGVVRRVADAGNAAVVVSDELDDLRVCDRVLALFHGRVVATFDSGWTDGELVAAMEGVGERE, encoded by the coding sequence ATGGACGCTCAGGCACCACCACCCGCCGTAGAGGCGGAAGGCGTCGTCAAACGCTTCGGGCCGACCGTGGCGCTCGACGGGGTGAAGCTGACCGTACGGCCCGGCGAGTCGCACGCGCTCGTCGGCCGCAACGGCGCCGGCAAGTCCACGCTGGTCGGCGTCCTGACCGGGCTGCACAAGGCGGACGCGGGCACGGTCACCTTCGGCGGCGAGCCCGCGCCCGCCTTCGGGGACACCACGGCCTGGCAGTCCAAGGTCGCCTGCGTCTACCAGAAGTCCATGGTGGTCCCCGATCTGACCGTCGCCGAGAACCTCTTCCTCAACCGGTTCGACGAGAACACCCGCCGGATCAGCTGGGGAAGGCTGCGCAAGCGCGCCGAGCAGCTGCTCGCCGCGTACGGCGTCCAGGTCGACCCGAACACCCGGGCACGCGATCTCGCGGTCGAGCAGCGGCAGTTCGTGGAGATCGCCCGCGCGCTGTCCTTCGGCGCCCGGCTGATCGTCCTGGACGAGCCGACCGCCCAGCTCGACGCCCGGGGCATCGCCCGGCTCTTCGACAGGCTCCGCGAACTCCAGAACCAGGGCGTGGCGTTCCTCTTCATCTCGCACCACCTCCAGGAGGTGTACGAGCTGTGCACGGCGGTGACCGTCTACCGCGACGCCCGGCACGTCCTGACCGCCCCCGTCGCCGACGTCTCCAAGGAGGACCTGGTCGCGGCCATGACCGGGGAGAAGGCCGTCGGCGCGACCGCCTGGCACGCGGCCGGCGGGACCGCGCCCGACCCGTCCGCCGAGCCCGTCCTGAGCACCGAACAGCTCAGCCTCCCGGGCAGGTTCGAGCCCCTGGACCTCCAGGTACGGCCGGGCGAGGTGCTGGGCCTCGCCGGAGCGGCGGCCAGCGGCAACACCGCCGTCGGCGAGGTGCTGGCCGGTATGCGCAAGGCGGGCGGCGGCACGGTCCGGGTGCGGGGCAGGGCCGTACGGGCGGGCAGCGTGCCGGACGCGCTGGCCGCCGGGATCGGCTACATCCCGGAGGACCGGCACGACCAGGGCCTCGTCCCGGAGCGCAGCGTCGCGGAGAACGCCACCCTCACGGTGGCCGACCAGCTCGGCCCGTGGGGGACCGTCCTGCCCTCGCGTACCCGGGAGTTCGCCCGGGGGATGATCGCCTCGCTCGACATCAAGACCCAGGGCCCCGAGCAGCCCGTCTCCGGGCTCTCCGGCGGCAACCAGCAGAAGGTCGTGGTCGCCCGCGCCCTGGCCCGCGACCCCAGCGTGCTCGTGGCGGTCCGGCCCACCGCGGGCGTGGACGTCAAGTCCAAGGACTCGCTCCTCGGAGTCGTACGCCGGGTCGCCGACGCGGGCAACGCCGCCGTCGTCGTCTCGGACGAACTGGACGATCTGCGGGTCTGCGACCGGGTCCTCGCCCTGTTCCACGGGCGGGTCGTCGCAACGTTCGACAGCGGGTGGACCGACGGGGAACTCGTCGCCGCCATGGAAGGTGTGGGGGAGAGGGAATGA
- a CDS encoding sugar ABC transporter substrate-binding protein gives MRVRTTSAAACAVLLAVTALAGCNRESSDSGAGGGKVGIDLPRSDSDFWNSYQNYIKKGVKDGEVSALPLTNSQNDIGKLVANVQTFTDQGAKAVVMAPQDTGAIAESLHTLNDRKIPVVSVDTRPDKGDIYMVVRADNKAYGTNACKYLGEQLKGKGKVVEFQGDLSSINGRDRSEAFKACMDKDFPGIKVFELATDWKGDVASAKLQSTLAAHPDINGIYMQAGGVFLQPTLALLEQKKLLKPAGSDGHITIISNDGIPEEFDAIRAGKIDATISQPADLYAKYALYYAKAALDGKTFEAGPTDHDSTIIKIPNGYEDQLPAPLVTKDNVDDPKLWANQLEKKS, from the coding sequence ATGAGAGTGCGTACGACGAGTGCGGCAGCCTGTGCCGTACTGCTGGCCGTCACCGCCCTCGCGGGCTGCAACCGCGAATCGTCGGACAGCGGCGCGGGCGGCGGCAAGGTCGGCATCGACCTGCCGCGCAGCGACAGCGACTTCTGGAACTCGTACCAGAACTACATCAAGAAGGGCGTCAAGGACGGCGAGGTCTCCGCCCTCCCGCTGACCAACTCGCAGAACGACATCGGCAAGCTCGTCGCCAATGTGCAGACCTTCACCGACCAGGGCGCCAAGGCCGTGGTGATGGCCCCGCAGGACACCGGCGCGATAGCCGAGTCGCTCCACACGCTCAACGACAGGAAGATCCCCGTCGTCAGCGTCGACACCCGCCCGGACAAGGGCGACATCTACATGGTGGTGCGCGCCGACAACAAGGCGTACGGCACCAACGCCTGCAAGTACCTCGGCGAACAGCTGAAGGGCAAGGGCAAGGTCGTCGAGTTCCAGGGCGACCTGTCCTCCATCAACGGCCGCGACCGCTCCGAGGCGTTCAAGGCGTGCATGGACAAGGACTTCCCCGGCATCAAGGTGTTCGAGCTGGCCACCGACTGGAAGGGCGACGTCGCCTCCGCGAAGCTCCAGTCGACGCTGGCCGCCCACCCGGACATCAACGGCATCTACATGCAGGCCGGCGGCGTCTTCCTGCAGCCGACCCTCGCGCTCCTGGAGCAGAAGAAGCTGCTGAAGCCCGCCGGTTCGGACGGCCACATCACCATCATCTCCAACGACGGCATCCCCGAGGAGTTCGACGCCATCAGGGCCGGGAAGATCGACGCGACGATCTCCCAGCCCGCCGACCTGTACGCGAAGTACGCGCTGTACTACGCGAAGGCGGCGCTGGACGGCAAGACCTTCGAGGCGGGCCCCACCGACCACGACTCCACCATCATCAAGATCCCGAACGGCTACGAGGACCAGCTTCCCGCACCCCTGGTCACCAAGGACAACGTCGACGACCCGAAGCTGTGGGCCAACCAGCTGGAGAAGAAGAGCTAG
- a CDS encoding SDR family oxidoreductase, which translates to MTGTRDFGGMNALVTGGASGIGAAVTTLLLERGARVAVLDRDTTGAPGGALAVQADVTDDAAVRAGVDRAAAELGPLHTLVSNAGIGAIGTVEDNDDAEWARVLDINVLGMVRAARHALPHLRRAAAERPGAVSITHTCSIAATAGLPQRALYSASKGAVLSLTLAMAADHVREGIRVNCVNPGTADTPWIGRLLEQADDPAAERAALDARQPLGRLVSATEVAAAVVYLASPAAASVTGTALAVDGGMQGLRLRPADR; encoded by the coding sequence ATGACCGGCACACGCGACTTCGGGGGCATGAACGCCCTGGTGACGGGCGGCGCCTCCGGAATAGGGGCCGCCGTCACCACCCTGCTCCTGGAACGCGGAGCACGGGTCGCCGTCCTCGACCGGGACACCACGGGCGCCCCCGGCGGCGCCCTCGCCGTCCAGGCCGACGTCACCGACGACGCGGCCGTGCGCGCCGGAGTGGACCGGGCCGCCGCGGAACTGGGCCCCCTGCACACCCTGGTCTCCAACGCGGGCATCGGCGCCATCGGCACCGTCGAGGACAACGACGACGCCGAGTGGGCCCGGGTTCTCGACATCAACGTCCTCGGCATGGTCCGCGCCGCCCGGCACGCCCTGCCGCACCTGCGCCGGGCCGCCGCCGAGCGCCCCGGCGCCGTATCCATCACCCACACCTGCTCCATCGCCGCGACCGCCGGGCTGCCCCAGCGCGCCCTGTACAGCGCGAGCAAGGGCGCCGTCCTCTCGCTCACCCTCGCCATGGCCGCCGACCACGTCCGCGAGGGCATCCGCGTCAACTGCGTCAACCCGGGCACCGCCGACACGCCCTGGATCGGCCGGCTCCTGGAGCAGGCCGACGACCCGGCCGCCGAACGCGCCGCCCTCGACGCCCGGCAGCCGCTGGGCCGGCTGGTCTCCGCCACCGAGGTGGCCGCCGCGGTCGTCTACCTCGCCAGCCCCGCCGCGGCCTCCGTGACGGGCACCGCCCTCGCCGTCGACGGCGGGATGCAGGGCCTGCGCCTGCGCCCCGCCGACCGCTGA
- a CDS encoding L-fuconate dehydratase encodes MSQTVTDFEVHDIRFPTSEQLDGSDAMNPDPDYSAAYVVLRTDAAGADGDPVEGHGFCFTIGRGNEVMAAAIEALRPYLAGRSAPRTAADLGALYRELTHDSQLRWLGPEKGVMHMAAGAVVNAAWDLAAKLAGRPVWQFLAEMTPEELVSLVDFRYLTDALTPDEALAILRAAGPGRAERAALLRAEGYPAYTTSPGWLGYSDDKLVRLAEQAVADGFTQIKLKVGGRVDDDVRRMALAREAVGPGIRIAVDANQRWDVADAVAWMTALAPYDPHWIEEPTSPDDVLGHAAVRAGQPVKVATGEHVANRVVFKQLLQAGAVDFVQIDAARVAGVNENLAILLLAAKYGVPVCPHAGGVGLCELVQHLSMFDYVAVSGTREDRVIEYVDHLHEHFVDPAVIENGHYTAPASPGFSARMRPESIAAHRYPQGPVWQARRTEKENGR; translated from the coding sequence ATGAGCCAGACCGTCACGGATTTCGAGGTCCACGACATCCGTTTTCCGACCTCGGAACAACTGGACGGTTCGGACGCCATGAACCCCGACCCCGACTACTCGGCGGCCTACGTGGTCCTGCGGACCGACGCCGCCGGTGCGGACGGCGACCCGGTCGAGGGGCACGGCTTCTGCTTCACCATCGGCCGCGGCAACGAGGTCATGGCCGCCGCCATCGAGGCGCTGCGGCCCTATCTGGCCGGGCGTTCCGCGCCGCGTACGGCGGCGGACCTCGGAGCCCTGTACCGGGAGCTGACCCATGACTCCCAACTCCGCTGGCTGGGGCCCGAGAAGGGCGTGATGCACATGGCGGCCGGCGCGGTGGTCAACGCCGCCTGGGACCTGGCCGCCAAGCTGGCGGGCAGACCCGTCTGGCAGTTCCTCGCGGAGATGACACCCGAGGAGCTGGTCTCCCTCGTCGACTTCCGCTACCTCACCGACGCCCTCACCCCCGACGAGGCACTGGCGATCCTGCGCGCCGCCGGACCGGGCCGCGCCGAACGCGCCGCCCTGCTGCGCGCCGAGGGCTACCCCGCGTACACCACCTCGCCCGGCTGGCTCGGCTACTCCGACGACAAGCTCGTCCGGCTCGCCGAGCAGGCCGTCGCCGACGGCTTCACCCAGATCAAACTCAAGGTCGGCGGCCGGGTCGACGACGACGTCCGCCGGATGGCGCTCGCCCGCGAGGCCGTCGGCCCCGGCATCCGCATCGCCGTCGACGCCAACCAGCGCTGGGACGTCGCCGACGCCGTCGCGTGGATGACCGCGCTGGCCCCGTACGACCCCCACTGGATCGAGGAGCCGACCAGCCCCGACGACGTACTCGGCCACGCCGCCGTGCGCGCCGGGCAGCCGGTCAAGGTCGCCACCGGGGAGCACGTCGCCAACCGGGTCGTCTTCAAGCAGCTGCTCCAGGCCGGCGCCGTCGACTTCGTCCAGATCGACGCCGCACGGGTCGCCGGCGTCAACGAGAACCTCGCGATCCTGCTGCTGGCCGCCAAGTACGGCGTCCCGGTCTGCCCGCACGCCGGCGGCGTCGGCCTCTGCGAACTCGTCCAGCACCTCTCGATGTTCGACTACGTGGCCGTCTCCGGCACCCGCGAGGACCGGGTCATCGAGTACGTCGACCACCTCCACGAGCACTTCGTCGACCCCGCCGTCATCGAGAACGGGCACTACACGGCCCCCGCGTCGCCCGGCTTCTCGGCCAGGATGCGCCCCGAGTCGATCGCCGCCCACCGCTACCCGCAGGGCCCCGTCTGGCAGGCCCGCCGCACCGAGAAGGAGAACGGCCGATGA
- a CDS encoding PAC2 family protein has translation MIELEGVPELIDPVMVAAFEGWNDAGDAASTAVAHLDREWKGEVFAALDAEDYYDFQVNRPTVFLDGGVRKITWPTTRLSVVRIGGDKPRDLVLVRGIEPSMRWRSFCNEILGFAHELGVEMVVVLGALLGDTPHTRPVPVSGVTSDPDLARTMDLEETRYEGPTGIVGILQEACTHAGVPAVSLWAAVPHYVSQPPNPKATLALLNRLEDLLGLRIPLGELPEDARAWQVGVDQLAAEDSEVAEYVQTLEEARDTAELPEASGEAIAREFERYLRRRDPGPAQPPGGHATESGDATYLRDTSSGRTKPPKPGPGQPGSPAQPEGPGRPTTGRTPADGPGDRATGAEGGPARTPGDEPDGDGPDSSGADDDRTGEGGPADGRTGTGRTDDDGRTDTGPSGDDGPDEPGGPSSRG, from the coding sequence GTGATCGAGCTCGAGGGGGTTCCCGAGCTGATCGACCCGGTCATGGTGGCCGCGTTCGAGGGGTGGAACGACGCAGGTGACGCCGCCTCCACGGCGGTCGCGCATCTGGACCGGGAATGGAAGGGCGAGGTGTTCGCGGCGCTGGACGCCGAGGACTACTACGACTTCCAGGTCAACCGCCCGACCGTCTTTCTGGACGGCGGGGTGCGCAAGATCACCTGGCCGACGACCCGGCTCTCCGTGGTCCGCATCGGCGGGGACAAGCCCCGCGACCTCGTCCTGGTCCGGGGCATCGAACCGTCCATGCGCTGGCGCTCGTTCTGCAACGAGATCCTGGGCTTCGCGCACGAACTGGGCGTCGAGATGGTGGTGGTGCTCGGTGCGCTGCTCGGCGACACCCCGCACACCCGCCCGGTCCCGGTCAGCGGGGTGACGTCCGACCCCGATCTGGCGCGCACCATGGACCTGGAGGAGACCAGGTACGAGGGCCCGACCGGCATCGTCGGCATCCTCCAGGAGGCGTGCACGCACGCGGGCGTGCCCGCGGTGAGCCTGTGGGCGGCGGTGCCGCACTACGTGTCGCAGCCGCCCAACCCCAAGGCCACACTGGCCCTGCTGAACCGTCTGGAGGACCTGCTCGGGCTGCGCATCCCGCTCGGCGAACTGCCGGAGGACGCGCGCGCCTGGCAGGTCGGGGTCGACCAGCTGGCCGCCGAGGACAGCGAGGTGGCCGAGTACGTGCAGACGCTGGAGGAGGCCCGGGACACCGCGGAGCTGCCCGAGGCGAGCGGCGAGGCGATCGCCCGGGAGTTCGAGCGCTATCTGCGGCGCCGCGACCCGGGCCCCGCGCAGCCGCCCGGCGGGCATGCCACGGAGAGCGGGGACGCGACGTACCTCCGGGACACGTCGAGCGGCCGGACGAAACCGCCGAAGCCGGGGCCCGGCCAGCCGGGAAGTCCCGCCCAGCCCGAGGGTCCTGGCCGGCCGACGACCGGCCGGACACCGGCCGACGGGCCCGGCGACCGGGCCACGGGCGCGGAGGGCGGCCCGGCGCGGACGCCCGGCGACGAGCCGGACGGCGACGGCCCGGACAGCTCCGGTGCGGACGACGACCGCACGGGCGAGGGCGGGCCGGCCGACGGCCGTACCGGCACCGGCCGGACGGACGACGACGGCCGCACCGACACCGGCCCGTCGGGCGATGACGGCCCCGACGAGCCCGGCGGCCCGTCGTCGCGGGGCTGA